A genomic window from Paraburkholderia phytofirmans OLGA172 includes:
- a CDS encoding STAS/SEC14 domain-containing protein encodes MILYHTEPDSPVIEISVEGKITDHDLREAIERMRGDLELNGKARVLERIEHFTGIEPKALWTDITLGVSVARKVTRAAVVADTGWIRASMHLARFFTKAEVKAFHLNELEQARVWINT; translated from the coding sequence ATGATCCTGTATCACACCGAGCCCGATTCCCCTGTCATCGAAATTTCAGTCGAGGGCAAAATCACCGACCACGACTTGCGCGAAGCCATTGAACGCATGCGTGGTGATCTCGAACTGAACGGCAAGGCCCGCGTGCTCGAACGCATCGAGCATTTCACCGGCATCGAGCCGAAGGCGCTGTGGACCGATATAACGCTCGGCGTTTCCGTGGCCCGCAAGGTCACGCGCGCCGCCGTGGTGGCCGATACCGGCTGGATCCGTGCCTCGATGCATCTGGCGCGTTTCTTTACGAAGGCCGAAGTCAAGGCGTTCCACCTCAACGAGCTGGAGCAGGCGCGCGTCTGGATCAACACCTGA
- a CDS encoding amidohydrolase, which yields MSITITQPDLILYNGRVTTLDRSNPTATAVAIKDGKFAAVGSDIEVLPLARSSTRVIDLKGRRVLPGLIDNHIHIIRGGLNFNMELRWDGVRSLATAMDMLREQVAVTPAPQWVRVVGGFTEHQFDEKRLPTIEELNAVAPDTPVFILHLYDRALLNAAALRVAGYTKDTPEPPGGQIVRDSAGNPTGLLLAQPNASILYATLAKGPKLPFDYQVNSTRHFMRELNRLGVTGAIDAGGGSQNYPDDYEVIQKLSDEGQLTIRLAYNLFTQKPKAEKEDFLNWTKTSKYKQGDDYFRHNGAGEMLVFSAADFEDFRVARPEMPPQMEGELEEVVRVLAENRWPWRMHATYDETISRALDVFEKVNRDVPLAGINWFFDHAETISEKSMDRVAALGGGVAVQHRMAYQGEYFVERYGAKAAEATPPVAKMLEKGIRTSSGTDATRVASYNPWVSLSWLVTGKTVGGLRIYPQRNCLDRETALRMWTENVTWFSNEEGKKGRIEAGQFADLIVPDRDFFACAEEEIADTTSLLTVVGGKVVYGTGEFASFDDSAPPPAMPDWSPVRRFGGFAGWKNASGNGEAALQQVAAASCGCATACGVHGHAHARAWTANAPTSDLHGFWGALGCSCWAV from the coding sequence ATGAGCATTACCATTACTCAACCGGACCTGATTCTCTACAACGGCCGGGTTACGACGCTGGATCGTTCGAACCCCACCGCAACGGCTGTTGCGATCAAGGATGGCAAGTTTGCTGCGGTGGGCAGCGACATCGAGGTCCTGCCGCTCGCACGGTCATCAACCCGGGTGATCGACCTGAAGGGGCGCAGAGTACTGCCCGGACTGATCGACAACCACATTCACATCATTCGCGGCGGACTGAACTTCAACATGGAGCTGCGTTGGGATGGCGTGCGCTCCCTTGCCACCGCGATGGACATGCTGCGCGAGCAGGTTGCCGTCACTCCGGCGCCGCAATGGGTGCGCGTGGTGGGGGGATTCACCGAGCATCAATTCGACGAGAAACGCTTGCCCACGATCGAAGAGCTGAATGCGGTTGCGCCCGATACACCCGTGTTCATTCTGCATTTGTACGATCGCGCGCTACTGAATGCGGCGGCTCTGCGCGTGGCCGGCTACACGAAGGACACGCCGGAGCCTCCGGGAGGACAGATCGTGCGAGACAGCGCCGGCAATCCGACCGGCCTGCTGCTCGCGCAGCCGAATGCATCGATCCTGTACGCGACGCTGGCAAAGGGTCCGAAGTTGCCGTTCGACTATCAGGTGAATTCGACACGCCACTTCATGCGCGAACTTAACCGGTTGGGCGTGACCGGTGCGATCGACGCGGGCGGCGGCTCCCAGAACTATCCGGACGATTACGAGGTGATCCAGAAACTGTCCGACGAGGGCCAGCTGACAATCCGTCTCGCCTACAACCTGTTCACGCAGAAGCCGAAGGCGGAGAAGGAAGACTTCCTGAACTGGACGAAGACGTCGAAGTACAAGCAGGGTGACGATTACTTCCGCCACAACGGCGCAGGCGAGATGCTGGTGTTCTCGGCGGCGGACTTCGAGGACTTCCGTGTCGCGCGTCCGGAGATGCCCCCGCAGATGGAGGGAGAGCTGGAAGAAGTCGTGCGCGTACTGGCGGAGAACCGTTGGCCGTGGCGTATGCATGCGACCTATGACGAAACCATAAGCCGCGCGCTCGACGTGTTCGAGAAGGTCAACAGGGACGTGCCGCTTGCCGGTATCAACTGGTTCTTCGATCACGCCGAGACGATTTCCGAGAAGTCGATGGACCGAGTCGCTGCGCTGGGTGGTGGCGTCGCGGTGCAGCACCGGATGGCGTACCAGGGAGAGTACTTTGTCGAGCGTTACGGTGCGAAGGCAGCCGAGGCCACGCCGCCGGTTGCGAAGATGCTGGAGAAGGGAATCCGGACTTCGTCCGGTACAGACGCAACACGGGTCGCGTCGTACAACCCTTGGGTATCGCTGTCATGGCTGGTGACGGGAAAAACGGTGGGTGGTCTGCGGATCTATCCGCAGCGGAACTGCCTTGATCGCGAAACAGCTCTCCGCATGTGGACCGAAAATGTGACCTGGTTCTCGAACGAGGAGGGCAAGAAAGGCCGCATCGAGGCAGGTCAGTTTGCAGACCTGATCGTCCCGGACCGCGACTTCTTTGCGTGCGCCGAGGAAGAGATTGCCGATACCACGTCGCTGCTGACCGTGGTGGGTGGCAAGGTGGTGTACGGCACGGGCGAATTCGCGTCGTTCGACGACAGCGCACCGCCGCCCGCGATGCCGGACTGGTCGCCGGTGCGTCGCTTTGGTGGCTTCGCCGGGTGGAAGAACGCGAGCGGCAACGGCGAAGCGGCGCTGCAGCAGGTCGCAGCGGCGTCGTGTGGTTGTGCGACGGCATGCGGTGTGCACGGTCACGCGCATGCCCGCGCGTGGACGGCCAATGCGCCGACCTCGGACCTGCATGGCTTCTGGGGCGCGCTCGGCTGCTCCTGCTGGGCGGTCTGA
- a CDS encoding pseudouridine-5'-phosphate glycosidase: MVADLAHSWLTCSAPVAAARAAGRPLVALESTIIAHGMPYPENVRTAREVEALIRELGAEPATIALIGGRIRIGLSDDELELLGRSDQVHKVSRRDLPAVLAGGGLGATTVAGTMICAALAGIEVFVTGGIGGVHRGAPETFDISADLQELAKTSVAVVCAGAKSILDIGLTLEYLETHGVPVLSCEQDNFAAFYTRDSGFRADFRLDDAAQQARFIRTKWDLGLVGGVVLSTPVPEAAAMRFEEIDALTQQALAKAAAKGITGKAVTPFLLARIKALTSGRSLTTNIALVKHNAEVGARLALALAHTGII, from the coding sequence ATGGTTGCGGATCTTGCACACTCGTGGTTGACCTGCAGCGCACCTGTGGCCGCTGCACGGGCCGCCGGCCGCCCGCTCGTGGCGTTGGAATCGACCATCATCGCTCACGGCATGCCCTATCCGGAGAACGTTCGCACCGCGCGCGAAGTGGAGGCCTTGATCCGTGAACTGGGCGCCGAGCCCGCGACTATCGCACTGATCGGCGGGCGAATCCGCATCGGCCTTTCGGACGACGAACTGGAATTGCTCGGCCGCTCGGACCAGGTACACAAGGTCAGCCGCCGCGACTTGCCGGCAGTGCTGGCCGGCGGCGGGCTTGGCGCGACGACAGTGGCCGGCACGATGATATGTGCCGCCCTGGCCGGCATCGAGGTCTTCGTAACCGGAGGCATTGGCGGCGTGCACCGGGGCGCGCCGGAAACCTTCGACATTTCGGCCGACCTGCAGGAACTGGCGAAGACCTCGGTGGCGGTGGTCTGCGCCGGTGCGAAGTCCATCCTGGACATCGGGCTCACGTTGGAATACCTGGAAACGCACGGCGTACCGGTGCTCAGTTGCGAGCAAGACAATTTCGCTGCGTTTTACACGCGCGACAGTGGTTTTCGCGCGGACTTCAGGCTCGACGACGCAGCGCAACAGGCACGCTTCATCCGCACCAAGTGGGACCTGGGCCTCGTGGGCGGTGTGGTATTGAGCACTCCAGTGCCGGAAGCGGCAGCGATGAGGTTCGAAGAGATCGACGCACTGACTCAGCAAGCGCTTGCCAAGGCCGCGGCTAAAGGAATCACCGGTAAGGCCGTGACACCCTTCCTGCTGGCTCGCATCAAGGCACTGACGAGTGGACGCAGCCTGACGACCAACATCGCGCTCGTGAAACACAATGCCGAGGTGGGGGCAAGGCTCGCGCTTGCGTTGGCACACACCGGAATCATCTGA
- a CDS encoding aldehyde dehydrogenase family protein → MQHIDKIYIDGAFVTPHGEEWFDLFNPAKETVIGRVRLADAEDARRAVAAAKRALPAFSRTSKKERIALLERMHAAVQAREDELFEAIVEEYGAPVSRARWMAKYAADVLAEVTKVLRTYEFTRHAGTAEVVMQPLGVAGLITPWNSNGGFICGKLAAAIAAGCTAVIKPSEMSAIQTRIITAVLHEAGLPAGVFNIVTGRGDTVGAEISAHPDVAKISFTGSTPVGKTILRTGAETLKRVTLELGGKSPMVILDDADFAEAVPLALQAGFMNSGQACIAGTRILVPQSRAAEFEERVRFEVARMQAGDPRDPATQIGPMVSRKQWERVQCYIRIGIDEGARLIAGGEGRPEGLEHGWFVRPTVFSGVSNDMTIAREEIFGPVLSIIAYRDTEEAIAIANDTSYGLQAYVLSADAARARAVATRIDAGRVLINTLAHEPAAPFGGFKQSGIGREYGTFGLEAFMEPKSLLGVN, encoded by the coding sequence ATGCAGCACATCGACAAGATTTATATCGACGGCGCGTTCGTCACGCCGCACGGCGAAGAATGGTTCGACCTGTTCAACCCGGCTAAGGAAACGGTGATCGGCAGAGTGCGTCTGGCCGACGCGGAAGATGCTCGCCGCGCCGTCGCAGCCGCCAAACGCGCCTTGCCGGCGTTTTCCCGCACCAGCAAGAAAGAACGGATCGCGCTGCTCGAACGCATGCACGCTGCGGTTCAAGCGCGAGAAGACGAACTTTTCGAAGCGATCGTCGAGGAATACGGTGCACCGGTCTCACGCGCGCGCTGGATGGCGAAATATGCAGCCGACGTGCTGGCGGAAGTCACCAAGGTCTTGCGGACCTATGAGTTCACGCGCCACGCCGGCACGGCAGAGGTCGTCATGCAGCCGCTCGGCGTCGCCGGACTGATTACGCCGTGGAACAGCAATGGCGGCTTTATCTGCGGGAAGCTGGCAGCGGCGATTGCAGCGGGCTGCACAGCCGTCATTAAACCGAGCGAGATGAGCGCGATTCAGACACGCATCATCACCGCGGTGCTGCACGAAGCCGGCTTGCCCGCGGGCGTGTTCAATATCGTCACGGGCCGGGGCGACACTGTGGGTGCGGAAATCAGCGCGCATCCGGACGTGGCGAAGATTTCCTTCACCGGATCGACGCCGGTCGGCAAGACGATCCTGCGCACCGGCGCCGAGACATTGAAACGCGTCACGTTAGAGTTGGGCGGCAAATCGCCGATGGTCATACTCGACGACGCCGATTTCGCGGAAGCGGTGCCGTTAGCGCTCCAGGCAGGATTCATGAACAGCGGTCAGGCGTGTATCGCCGGCACGCGGATTCTTGTGCCGCAAAGCCGCGCGGCGGAGTTCGAGGAGCGCGTGCGCTTTGAAGTCGCCCGCATGCAAGCCGGCGATCCGCGCGATCCGGCTACGCAGATCGGCCCGATGGTCAGCCGTAAGCAGTGGGAGCGCGTGCAATGCTACATCCGCATCGGCATCGACGAAGGTGCGCGATTGATTGCCGGTGGCGAGGGCCGACCGGAAGGACTGGAGCATGGTTGGTTCGTGCGGCCCACCGTATTTAGCGGCGTCAGCAACGACATGACGATTGCCCGCGAGGAGATTTTTGGGCCGGTGCTGTCGATCATTGCGTATCGCGATACCGAGGAAGCGATCGCGATCGCCAACGACACAAGCTACGGGCTGCAAGCCTACGTACTCTCAGCCGATGCGGCGCGGGCTCGCGCAGTCGCCACTCGCATCGACGCAGGACGCGTACTGATCAACACGTTGGCACACGAACCGGCAGCACCATTCGGCGGCTTCAAGCAATCGGGCATCGGGCGGGAATATGGCACGTTCGGGCTGGAAGCCTTCATGGAGCCGAAGTCGTTGCTCGGCGTGAACTGA
- a CDS encoding cache domain-containing protein encodes MFRKLVIGALGAMAALFSTTAFAQGTAADAKAMLGKTVAAIKAEKAKTLDQINKGENGFLVGDLYPFCFNLSDGLLVAVGNPNVKGLLGKDARTFKDPTGDVYGPRLYDAAKEGQVNEVSYMSPKAGADKTWVPKASFVTAVAGLGCGVGYYK; translated from the coding sequence ATGTTTCGTAAACTCGTGATTGGCGCGCTAGGCGCCATGGCTGCCTTGTTCTCGACTACGGCATTCGCGCAAGGTACTGCGGCGGACGCTAAGGCCATGCTTGGAAAGACGGTTGCGGCCATCAAAGCCGAAAAGGCCAAGACGCTCGACCAGATCAACAAGGGCGAAAACGGCTTCCTTGTTGGCGACCTCTATCCGTTCTGCTTCAATCTCAGCGATGGACTCCTCGTCGCGGTCGGCAATCCCAACGTTAAGGGGTTGCTCGGCAAGGATGCGAGGACATTCAAGGACCCTACGGGCGACGTGTATGGCCCAAGGCTCTATGATGCGGCAAAAGAGGGCCAGGTTAATGAGGTCAGCTACATGTCTCCCAAGGCCGGCGCTGACAAGACGTGGGTGCCGAAGGCGAGCTTCGTTACCGCGGTCGCCGGCCTGGGATGCGGCGTCGGTTACTACAAGTAG
- a CDS encoding DoxX family protein codes for MRTGALQGNPSWVAALLARSWALPLARLALVSAYLIGGIDKLAHFHDAILEQEHFGLHPGALWATLAIVVELGGSFCVVFNRLVWLGAGGLSALTAVAMLVANNFWSLTGNARFIALNGFFEHLGLIAAFIAVTYLASGAHQSHDKA; via the coding sequence GTGAGGACCGGCGCGCTACAGGGAAATCCGTCGTGGGTGGCCGCGTTGCTGGCACGGTCGTGGGCGCTGCCGCTGGCGCGGCTCGCCCTCGTGTCTGCGTATCTGATCGGGGGCATCGACAAGCTCGCGCATTTCCATGACGCCATTCTGGAGCAGGAGCATTTCGGCCTGCATCCAGGGGCGCTGTGGGCGACGCTGGCGATTGTCGTCGAACTGGGCGGCTCTTTCTGCGTGGTTTTCAACCGGCTTGTCTGGCTCGGCGCAGGCGGGCTGTCCGCACTGACCGCCGTTGCCATGCTGGTCGCCAACAATTTCTGGAGTCTGACTGGCAATGCACGTTTCATCGCATTGAACGGTTTTTTTGAGCACCTCGGGCTGATTGCCGCCTTTATCGCCGTGACGTATCTGGCCAGCGGCGCACACCAGTCCCATGACAAGGCATAG
- a CDS encoding FAD-dependent oxidoreductase codes for MLTIDDIRAIPLFSTLPDNELEHLAHTCADLDLCAGEFAVHEGGERALYAVLAGKMEVIKTFDGIERTLGWRLPGTIFGEVPLALSSPFPGAYRAAEPSRVMRVDAQHYYTLAAASPEIALKMGALARERIGGLQGLSAEPPKPRVTMVGNRWDTACTALRQFLARNQISCDWMTPDASELSARWPGTCPSEEDCPALRLVDGTVLCRPATRELAGLLGLQTQPRLAEYDTMIIGGGPAGLAAAVYGASEGLRTVVVEREAPGGQAGTSSRIENYLGFPNGVSGDELASRALQQARRLGAEILVTRSVTRIDVDGRNVHLDGGDVIRARTLILATGVTWRRLAIDGFDRFIGKGIYYGASRSEGNATHGLDVYLIGGGNSAGQAALYFANHARMITLVLRGDSLEKSMSRYLVEQLRGKSNVAVQLRSEVVGAYGDTHLTAIDIRDGLSAEVSRHDCGGLFVFIGADAETEWLPTEIARDVRGYVLTGDDVVKAGRWSHSRDPYLLESSVPGVFACGDVRLSPVKRVASAVGEGSMAIAFAHKYLQHDAR; via the coding sequence ATGCTGACAATCGACGACATCCGGGCGATTCCACTGTTCTCAACACTCCCCGACAACGAACTGGAGCATCTCGCGCACACGTGCGCAGACCTCGATCTGTGCGCGGGTGAATTCGCAGTCCACGAAGGTGGAGAGCGCGCGCTGTACGCCGTTCTGGCCGGCAAGATGGAAGTCATCAAGACGTTCGATGGTATCGAGCGCACGCTGGGATGGCGTCTGCCTGGAACCATCTTTGGCGAAGTGCCGCTCGCGCTGAGTTCCCCGTTTCCGGGCGCCTATCGGGCTGCGGAGCCATCGCGTGTCATGCGCGTGGACGCTCAGCATTACTACACACTCGCTGCCGCATCGCCGGAAATTGCGTTGAAGATGGGCGCCCTCGCGCGCGAGCGCATCGGCGGACTGCAGGGCCTCTCCGCCGAGCCGCCCAAACCCCGCGTGACCATGGTTGGCAATCGCTGGGACACCGCTTGTACAGCGTTGCGCCAGTTCCTGGCCCGCAACCAGATCAGTTGCGACTGGATGACGCCCGATGCGTCCGAACTGTCGGCGCGCTGGCCTGGAACCTGTCCGTCAGAAGAGGATTGCCCGGCGTTGCGGCTGGTCGACGGGACGGTGCTTTGCCGACCTGCGACACGCGAACTCGCCGGGTTGCTGGGTCTGCAGACGCAGCCCCGCCTTGCCGAATACGACACGATGATCATTGGTGGCGGCCCGGCCGGTCTCGCTGCGGCAGTGTATGGCGCGTCGGAAGGCTTGCGCACTGTGGTAGTGGAGCGAGAAGCGCCAGGCGGGCAGGCCGGGACTTCCTCGCGCATTGAGAATTACCTCGGCTTTCCCAATGGTGTGTCGGGCGACGAACTCGCGAGCCGTGCACTGCAGCAGGCAAGGCGGCTGGGTGCAGAGATTCTGGTGACACGGTCTGTTACCCGAATCGATGTCGATGGGCGTAACGTTCACCTCGACGGAGGCGACGTCATCCGTGCGCGAACGCTCATTCTTGCGACTGGCGTCACGTGGCGCCGCCTCGCGATCGACGGCTTCGACCGGTTTATCGGTAAAGGAATTTACTACGGCGCGTCGCGCAGCGAAGGGAACGCTACTCACGGACTCGACGTCTATCTGATCGGCGGTGGAAACTCGGCCGGCCAGGCCGCTTTGTACTTTGCCAATCATGCACGCATGATTACGCTCGTCTTGCGAGGCGATTCGCTTGAGAAGAGCATGTCTCGCTATCTGGTCGAGCAGCTTCGCGGAAAGTCGAACGTAGCGGTGCAACTGCGATCGGAAGTTGTCGGCGCATACGGCGATACCCATCTGACAGCGATCGACATACGTGATGGGCTGAGCGCAGAGGTGAGTCGGCACGACTGTGGTGGATTGTTCGTGTTCATTGGCGCCGACGCAGAGACCGAGTGGTTGCCGACGGAAATCGCACGCGATGTGCGCGGATATGTTCTCACCGGCGACGACGTCGTCAAGGCGGGACGCTGGTCCCATAGCCGGGATCCCTACCTCCTCGAATCGAGTGTTCCCGGCGTGTTTGCCTGTGGGGATGTTAGATTGAGCCCGGTCAAGCGGGTCGCTTCAGCGGTCGGTGAAGGCAGCATGGCGATCGCGTTCGCCCACAAATATCTGCAGCACGACGCCAGATAG
- a CDS encoding LysR family transcriptional regulator translates to MKTPGLSELEGVLAVARHRSFRAAATELGVSTSALSHAIAALEARIGVRLFNRTTRSVSLSEAGAQFVDSVAPALSTIREAIEQAGSYRDTPAGTLRINTSVGAARQVMPLLLEYLRRHPEMKLDLVTEGRMIDIVVEGFDAGIRLAEIVPQDMIAVPFNRPQRFAVVGSPAYFAEYPKPRTPDDLRAHRCIRLRMPSGRIYHWEFERRGQAISVDVQGMLTLDEPLLVMEAAREGFGLAYMTEWNVAADLEAGTLQRVLEDWTPAFDGLCLYYPGRRHVPAGLRALIEMIREGG, encoded by the coding sequence ATGAAGACGCCGGGTTTGAGCGAACTGGAAGGCGTGCTCGCGGTGGCGCGCCATCGCAGCTTCCGCGCGGCGGCGACGGAACTTGGCGTGTCGACATCGGCGCTCAGCCATGCGATTGCAGCGTTGGAGGCGCGCATCGGCGTGCGGCTTTTTAATCGGACGACGCGCAGCGTGTCGTTATCCGAAGCGGGCGCGCAATTCGTCGACAGCGTGGCGCCGGCGTTGTCCACCATTCGCGAGGCCATCGAGCAGGCCGGCAGCTATCGCGACACCCCCGCGGGCACGCTGCGTATCAACACGTCGGTGGGCGCGGCGCGGCAGGTGATGCCTTTGCTGCTGGAATACCTGCGGCGCCATCCGGAGATGAAGCTGGATCTTGTCACCGAGGGGCGCATGATCGACATCGTGGTTGAAGGCTTTGACGCCGGCATTCGGTTGGCCGAGATTGTGCCGCAGGACATGATCGCCGTGCCGTTCAACCGGCCGCAGCGTTTTGCGGTCGTTGGGAGTCCGGCTTATTTCGCCGAATATCCGAAACCGCGCACGCCGGATGATCTGCGTGCACACCGCTGTATCCGGCTGCGCATGCCGAGCGGGCGTATTTATCACTGGGAGTTCGAGCGCCGCGGCCAGGCGATCAGCGTGGATGTGCAGGGCATGTTGACGCTCGATGAACCGTTGCTGGTGATGGAGGCGGCCCGCGAGGGCTTCGGACTGGCGTATATGACCGAATGGAATGTGGCGGCGGATCTGGAAGCGGGCACGCTGCAGCGTGTGCTGGAAGATTGGACGCCGGCGTTCGACGGGCTGTGTCTTTACTATCCTGGGCGACGTCATGTGCCGGCGGGGTTGCGGGCTTTGATCGAGATGATTCGGGAGGGCGGGTGA
- a CDS encoding DUF4148 domain-containing protein, which yields MKTLIYAALIAGVLATPVASFAQDATGPLTRAEVRADLIRVEQAGYRPAAKDVHYPADIQAAEARVQAQDVAAPVSTGVGGVSDGSSQAGAPTATGMTHSIYFGH from the coding sequence ATGAAGACCCTTATCTATGCAGCGCTGATTGCTGGCGTACTTGCCACCCCAGTTGCTTCTTTCGCGCAGGACGCTACTGGTCCGTTGACGCGTGCCGAAGTACGCGCGGATCTGATTCGAGTAGAACAAGCCGGGTACCGCCCGGCGGCCAAAGATGTGCACTACCCGGCAGATATTCAGGCGGCGGAGGCGCGTGTTCAAGCGCAGGATGTCGCGGCGCCGGTGAGCACGGGTGTAGGCGGAGTGTCGGATGGCTCATCGCAGGCGGGTGCACCGACGGCAACCGGAATGACTCACTCGATCTACTTCGGGCACTGA
- a CDS encoding S66 family peptidase, with protein MNIRFPKPLAHGDLIAITAPSSGVPAPLYPRLDRAIDALRKRGYRVLEGECLRQQYKSASAAREQRASELMRFLTEPGIAAVMPPWGGELAMELLPLLDFRALADVPAKWFSGFSDLSTLHLPLTTIAGWATLHGPNLMQLGGADTDAVTAAIWDVLTVQPDTPFSQGALQRHQSKGVDRPAGSGAIPLFDEKTTWKRLDRSKSDIELSGRLIGGCLDTISRLVGTSFGNVPGFVESSLADGTLLYLENAEMKPCELVRSLLNLRLSGWFEGLSGVLIGRSAAPDSVQSDELSYIDALRSVLGDIQCPVMYDMDIGHVPPQLSLVNGALAQVKLRDGCGTIVQRLA; from the coding sequence ATGAATATTCGCTTCCCTAAACCACTTGCCCATGGCGATCTCATCGCGATAACTGCACCCTCATCTGGGGTGCCTGCGCCTTTGTACCCACGCCTCGACCGGGCAATCGACGCGTTACGCAAGCGGGGTTATCGGGTGCTCGAGGGTGAATGTCTTCGCCAGCAATACAAGTCTGCCAGCGCTGCGCGCGAACAACGTGCTTCGGAGTTGATGCGATTTCTCACGGAACCCGGAATTGCAGCGGTGATGCCGCCGTGGGGTGGCGAACTCGCAATGGAATTGCTCCCGCTTCTCGACTTCCGTGCGCTGGCGGACGTCCCGGCCAAATGGTTCTCTGGCTTTTCCGACCTTAGTACACTGCATCTCCCGCTCACTACCATTGCAGGCTGGGCGACGTTGCATGGCCCCAATCTGATGCAGCTTGGGGGTGCAGATACCGATGCAGTTACGGCCGCGATCTGGGACGTCCTTACCGTACAGCCCGACACCCCTTTTTCCCAGGGAGCTTTGCAACGTCACCAAAGCAAGGGTGTTGATCGGCCCGCTGGATCCGGCGCCATACCTTTGTTCGACGAAAAGACAACCTGGAAGCGATTGGATCGCAGCAAGTCTGATATCGAGCTCTCCGGGCGACTCATTGGGGGGTGCCTGGACACCATTTCGAGACTCGTCGGCACATCGTTTGGCAACGTGCCAGGCTTTGTCGAGTCATCTTTGGCCGACGGGACGCTCCTCTATCTGGAAAACGCGGAGATGAAGCCCTGCGAGCTGGTTCGCTCTCTCCTCAACCTGCGCTTGAGTGGGTGGTTCGAGGGGCTGTCAGGAGTATTGATAGGACGGAGTGCAGCACCGGATAGCGTCCAGTCCGATGAACTGAGCTATATCGATGCGTTGCGATCGGTTCTTGGCGACATTCAGTGCCCCGTTATGTATGACATGGATATTGGGCATGTCCCTCCGCAGCTGTCGCTCGTCAACGGCGCGTTGGCTCAAGTCAAGCTACGTGATGGATGCGGAACCATAGTTCAACGGCTAGCTTAA
- a CDS encoding hydrolase: MTQAQAKPGKTLLSPNDHTLIMIDHQSQMAFATKSIDAVLLRNNVALVAKAAREFGVSTILTTVAEKAFSGPIFEEISSTFPGQETIDRTSMNTWEDPRITARVNEIGKSRIVMAGLWTSVCVVGPALSALDQGFEVYVIADASGDVSDEAHQRALDRLVQQGARPMTSLQYLLELQRDWARTETYNETVKTSVAHGGGYGLGLVYAKTMFGGSEGH; this comes from the coding sequence ATGACTCAAGCACAAGCGAAGCCCGGAAAGACCCTTTTGTCCCCGAACGATCACACGCTGATCATGATCGACCATCAGTCGCAGATGGCATTCGCGACGAAGTCGATCGATGCGGTTCTTCTGCGCAACAATGTCGCCTTGGTCGCGAAGGCGGCCCGCGAGTTTGGCGTGTCGACGATTCTGACTACCGTCGCCGAAAAGGCCTTCTCCGGTCCGATTTTCGAAGAAATCAGCTCGACCTTTCCTGGCCAGGAGACGATCGATCGGACTTCTATGAATACCTGGGAGGACCCTCGCATCACAGCTCGCGTCAACGAAATCGGCAAATCACGCATCGTGATGGCGGGTCTCTGGACCAGCGTCTGCGTTGTCGGGCCGGCGCTTTCGGCGCTTGATCAGGGCTTCGAGGTGTACGTGATCGCTGATGCGAGCGGCGATGTTTCGGACGAAGCGCATCAGCGCGCGCTAGATCGCCTCGTCCAACAGGGTGCACGCCCGATGACGTCGCTGCAGTATTTGCTCGAACTGCAACGCGATTGGGCTCGGACCGAAACCTACAATGAAACAGTTAAAACCTCGGTAGCGCATGGCGGCGGTTACGGACTAGGTCTGGTCTATGCGAAGACGATGTTCGGCGGTTCCGAAGGACACTGA
- a CDS encoding DUF1427 family protein produces the protein MKLYLLSLGAGILVGIIYSLINVRSPAPPLIALLGLLGMLIGEQAIPCAKQLLGYSTPPALSHRTSGTGRLSSTRSGHAVLQADRGRVGNEEEHS, from the coding sequence ATGAAACTCTATCTGTTATCGCTAGGCGCCGGCATCCTGGTCGGCATTATCTATAGCCTGATCAATGTACGTTCGCCGGCACCTCCGCTTATCGCATTGCTCGGTCTGCTGGGCATGCTGATCGGCGAGCAGGCGATTCCTTGCGCGAAGCAGTTGTTGGGTTATTCGACGCCGCCGGCCCTATCGCATCGGACGAGCGGAACCGGTCGTCTTTCCAGCACCCGGTCGGGTCATGCCGTGTTGCAGGCAGACCGGGGGCGTGTTGGCAACGAGGAGGAACACTCATGA
- a CDS encoding DUF4148 domain-containing protein gives MKSLIKVVALVVVLAAPVASFAQSEQPLTRAEVKAQLIQIEQAGYNPATSNDSAYPADIQAAEARVAAQHDTTGYGSSANGSSQTGTAAPAAPAVQPVPMDGQ, from the coding sequence ATGAAATCGCTGATCAAAGTAGTCGCACTGGTTGTTGTTCTTGCGGCCCCGGTGGCTTCGTTCGCTCAATCGGAGCAACCGCTTACCCGCGCCGAGGTCAAGGCGCAACTGATCCAGATTGAACAGGCCGGCTACAACCCCGCCACTTCGAATGACTCTGCCTACCCCGCTGACATTCAGGCAGCCGAAGCACGCGTAGCCGCACAGCATGACACCACCGGTTACGGTTCTTCAGCAAACGGATCGTCGCAAACCGGCACTGCCGCACCCGCTGCGCCCGCGGTTCAGCCCGTGCCGATGGACGGTCAGTAA